In a genomic window of Amblyomma americanum isolate KBUSLIRL-KWMA chromosome 4, ASM5285725v1, whole genome shotgun sequence:
- the LOC144129577 gene encoding uncharacterized protein LOC144129577, which translates to MVTDYTSKVESLEKTVDSLLMKVDDLENRSRRNNLIVFGVKETEDETPQDLENKVCKDVLLNRLKISDVAIERIHRIGRPAEDKCRPVIFKLVDGRVKERILKSCKNLKNTGYSISEDFSPRVQSIRKKLWESAKEQRLKKEKVMLKFDKIKINGKLYRWDDARNERVPCASK; encoded by the coding sequence ATGGTTACTGACTACACCTCTAAAGTAGAATCACTGGAAAAAACTGTCGACAGTCTACTTATGAAAGTAGACGACCTAGAAAATAGAAGCAGGCGGAACAACCTAATTGTGTTTGGCGTTAAGGAAACCGAGGACGAAACGCCCCAAGACCTAGAGAACAAGGTCTGCAAGGATGTTCTTCTGAACCGGTTGAAAATTTCGGATGTGGCTATTGAACGTATCCACAGAATAGGAAGGCCGGCTGAGGACAAATGCAGACCGGTTATCTTTAAGCTAGTTGACGGGAGGGTCAAGGAGAGAATTCTCAAAAGCTGTAAAAATCTGAAAAACACAGGCTATAGTATATCCGAGGACTTCTCCCCTCGCGTTCAATCAATACGAAAGAAGCTTTGGGAAAGTGCGAAAGAGCAAAGGTTGAAAAAAGAGAAGGTCATGCTCAAGTTTGACAAAATTAAAATAAACGGCAAACTGTATCGATGGGACGACGCCCGCAAtgaaagagttccctgcgcttcaAAGTGA